A region of Toxorhynchites rutilus septentrionalis strain SRP chromosome 1, ASM2978413v1, whole genome shotgun sequence DNA encodes the following proteins:
- the LOC129770292 gene encoding uncharacterized protein LOC129770292 → MNVIRFKLPENFHPKTKVYRRKKISRCVWISPDTLFTLCEVVLRKLLLHVVPRQKFWPFVISLLPNETARSSVWHQVECPWDFNRPQHATVNYSNHWSLLSTAAQHQHKTLSNIRVGSLVRNKITQQLLLDLDYCSSSGSEYQQPQGSQYELTNRELYRMGFSSPENSACDCGKNCGQCKRNLARTREETKPVIQQLVILGHSKMQPARRGTWQMQINGDRFGAGWSQVKM, encoded by the exons ATGAATGTGATACGATTTAAACTTCCGGAAAATTTCCATCCCAAAACGAAAGTGTACCGACGAAAGAA GATATCTCGCTGTGTTTGGATTTCGCCGGATACCCTATTCACGCTTTGCGAAGTGGTTCTTCGAAAACTACTGCTGCATGTTGTACCGCGGCAGAAGTTTTGGCCTTTCGTTATT TCTCTTTTACCGAATGAAACCGCTCGCAGCAGCGTCTGGCATCAGGTCGAGTGTCCCTGGGATTTCAACCGGCCTCAGCACGCCACTGTTAACTACTCCAACCATTGGAGCCTGCTGTCAACAGCGGCGCAGCACCAACACAAGACACTGTCGAATATCCGTGTCGGTTCGTTGGTGCGGAACAAAATAACCCAGCAGCTGCTGCTAGATCTGGACTATTGCAGCAGCAGTGGCAGCGAGTATCAGCAACCCCAGGGATCCCAGTATGAGCTTACCAATCGGGAGCTGTACAGGATGGGATTTTCCAGCCCCGAGAATTCAGCGTGCGATTGTGGCAAAAACTGTGGTCAGTGCAAACGTAATCTAGCCCGGACTCGGGAGGAAACGAAGCCAGTGATTCAACAGTTGGTGATTCTGGGCCACAGCAAGATGCAGCCAGCAAGGCGAGGCACCTGGCAAATGCAAATTAATGGCGACAGGTTCGGAGCCGGCTGGAGCCAAGTGAAAATGTAA